In a genomic window of Anomalospiza imberbis isolate Cuckoo-Finch-1a 21T00152 chromosome 5, ASM3175350v1, whole genome shotgun sequence:
- the ATP6V1E1 gene encoding V-type proton ATPase subunit E 1 — MALSDADVQKQIKHMMAFIEQEANEKAEEIDAKAEEEFNIEKGRLVQTQRLKIMEYYEKKEKQIEQQKKIQMSNLMNQARLKVLKARDDLIADLLNEAKQRLAKVVKDTARYQTLLDGLVLQGFYQLLEPRLVVRCRKQDLPMVKTAVQKSIPIYKNAIKRDVDVHIDQDSFLPEDIAGGVEIYNSDGKIKVSNTLESRLDLVAQQMMPEIRVALFGANANRKFLD; from the exons atggcgCTCAGCGATGCCGACGTGCAGAAGCAG ATCAAGCACATGATGGCTTTCATTGAGCAGGAAGCCAATGAAAAGGCTGAAGAAATAGATGCAAAG GCAGAAGAAGAATTCAACATTGAGAAGGGTCGCCTTGTTCAGACACAGAGGCTGAAAATCATGGAGTATTATGAAAAGAAGGAGAAGCAAATtgaacagcaaaagaaaat TCAGATGTCCAACCTGATGAATCAAGCAAGGCTGAAGGTCCTCAAGGCAAGGGATGACCTTATTGCA GATTTGCTGAATGAGGCCAAGCagagacttgccaaggtggtGAAGGATACTGCCAGGTACCAGACACTGCTGGATGGACTAGTTCTACag GGATTCTACCAGCTGCTTGAGCCCAGATTAGTTGTTCGGTGCAGGAAGCAGGATCTCCCCATGGTTAAG ACTGCTGTACAGAAGAGCATTCCCATCTACAAAAATGCCATAAAAAGGGATGTGGATGTTCATATTGACCAAGACAGCTTCCTGCCAGAAGATAT TGCTGGAGGTGTTGAAATCTACAACAGTGATGGTAAAATTAAAGTTTCCAATACCCTGGAAAGTCGCCTGGACCTTGTAGCCCAGCAG ATGATGCCAGAAATCAGAGTGGCTCTCTTTGGTGCTAATGCCAACAGGAAGTTTTTGGACTAA